Proteins found in one Actinomycetota bacterium genomic segment:
- a CDS encoding ParA family protein, which translates to MRIAITNQKGGVGKTTTAVNLATALAAKGRRTLLVDLDPQANATTGVGIDHRDLPGSVYDVIVAGAEARSFIRRSEHPNLDVLPSSIDLAGAELELVSALARETKLRSALERLSDDYDVIFIDCPPSLGLLTVNALTASEMVLVPIQCEYYALEGLTQLIRNVDLVRGGLNPTLEVGAIVLTMYDARTKLSEQVAEEVRSYFGDRVFDTVIPRSVRLSEAPSYGQPAVTFDPSSRGSMAYRWLADEFDARFFPQISEYPTGEPEPGPDLAEEALGHANIQGSEMDGADDLFGATPARPDGSQGGTLPHDRLEPGSDDEDAVPPESPGGDDASERWGSPPVEDHTRAPDQDGRELPGSASAAGWLALAADQVARWVRVRGPRPGRMSGRTAW; encoded by the coding sequence ATGCGGATCGCGATCACGAACCAGAAGGGCGGGGTCGGGAAGACGACCACCGCGGTCAACCTGGCCACGGCCCTCGCGGCGAAGGGGCGCAGGACGCTCCTCGTCGACCTGGACCCCCAGGCGAACGCGACGACCGGGGTCGGGATCGACCACAGGGACCTCCCGGGGTCCGTGTACGACGTGATCGTCGCCGGCGCCGAAGCACGTTCGTTCATACGCCGGTCCGAGCATCCGAACCTGGACGTCCTGCCGTCCTCGATCGATCTGGCGGGCGCGGAACTCGAGCTGGTTTCGGCGCTGGCCCGGGAGACCAAGCTCCGGTCCGCCCTGGAACGGCTCTCGGACGACTACGACGTGATATTCATCGACTGCCCTCCCTCGCTCGGACTCCTGACCGTGAACGCCCTCACCGCGTCCGAGATGGTCCTCGTGCCGATCCAGTGCGAGTACTACGCTCTGGAGGGCCTGACCCAGCTGATCCGCAACGTAGACCTCGTCCGAGGCGGACTCAACCCGACCCTGGAGGTAGGCGCCATCGTCTTGACGATGTACGACGCCCGGACGAAACTCTCCGAGCAGGTGGCCGAGGAGGTGCGGAGCTACTTCGGCGACCGGGTCTTCGACACGGTGATCCCGAGGAGCGTCCGTCTGTCCGAGGCTCCCTCCTACGGGCAGCCCGCGGTGACCTTCGACCCGTCCAGTCGAGGGTCCATGGCGTACCGGTGGCTAGCCGACGAGTTCGACGCCAGGTTCTTTCCTCAGATTTCGGAGTACCCGACGGGGGAGCCCGAGCCGGGTCCGGACCTCGCTGAGGAAGCGCTCGGCCACGCCAACATTCAAGGAAGCGAGATGGACGGGGCAGACGACCTGTTCGGAGCGACTCCAGCCCGCCCGGACGGATCGCAAGGGGGGACCCTCCCTCATGATCGGCTCGAACCGGGGTCCGATGATGAGGACGCCGTCCCTCCTGAATCTCCAGGGGGTGACGATGCCTCGGAGAGGTGGGGCTCTCCGCCCGTGGAGGACCACACGCGCGCCCCGGACCAGGACGGGCGAGAGCTCCCTGGGAGCGCTTCGGCTGCCGGGTGGCTCGCTCTCGCGGCCGACCAGGTCGCAAGGTGGGTCCGGGTTCGCGGCCCACGTCCCGGCCGCATGTCAGGTCGCACAGCGTGGTAA
- a CDS encoding ParB/RepB/Spo0J family partition protein yields MDAPGERAKTRRAGLGRGLGALLPAAEGGDARVIELDIDQVKPNPRQPRQDFVQEDLEELSASIRELGLLQPVVVRPAGGGYELLVGERRLRASKLAGVRRIPAIVREADDREALEQALVENLQRADLHPLEEAQAYRNLVDLFELTQEEVARRVGKGRVHVTNTLRLLDLPDTIRMFVSQGALTAGHARALLQIKDETLQEAVARRAVEEGLTVRQVEAIARKSQEGEGKGPGRGRSGQRRAKFPDLEDALSDRFSTEVQIEVGRGRGRVVITFGSRDDLERIARMLLEG; encoded by the coding sequence ATGGACGCACCCGGAGAGAGGGCGAAGACGAGGCGAGCGGGACTCGGGCGCGGGCTGGGTGCTCTCCTCCCCGCGGCGGAGGGCGGGGACGCCCGTGTCATCGAGCTGGACATCGACCAGGTCAAGCCGAACCCACGTCAGCCGCGGCAGGACTTCGTCCAGGAGGACCTGGAGGAGCTGTCAGCGTCGATCCGGGAGCTGGGGCTCCTTCAGCCGGTGGTCGTCCGGCCGGCCGGGGGAGGGTACGAGCTCCTGGTCGGAGAGCGTCGGCTGCGGGCTTCAAAGCTGGCCGGGGTCCGGCGCATCCCGGCCATCGTCCGGGAGGCGGACGACCGGGAGGCGTTGGAGCAGGCCCTCGTGGAGAACCTGCAGCGCGCCGACCTGCACCCCTTGGAGGAGGCCCAGGCGTACCGCAACCTGGTCGACCTCTTCGAGCTCACGCAGGAGGAGGTCGCCCGACGGGTCGGGAAGGGGCGCGTCCACGTCACGAACACCTTGCGCCTGCTCGACCTCCCCGACACCATCCGGATGTTCGTATCGCAGGGAGCGTTGACCGCCGGGCATGCCAGGGCCCTCCTGCAGATCAAGGACGAGACGCTGCAGGAAGCCGTCGCCCGCCGGGCGGTCGAGGAGGGCCTCACCGTCCGTCAGGTCGAGGCCATCGCCCGCAAGAGCCAGGAAGGCGAGGGGAAGGGGCCCGGTCGCGGTCGGAGCGGTCAGCGACGCGCCAAGTTCCCCGACCTCGAGGACGCGCTGTCCGACCGGTTCTCGACCGAGGTCCAGATCGAGGTGGGACGGGGTCGCGGTCGGGTGGTGATCACCTTCGGCTCCCGCGACGACCTGGAGCGGATAGCGAGGATGCTCCTCGAGGGCTGA